The genomic window GCATTCATTTCGAGAAACCTCGCGTGGACCTGGAGGCGTTTCGTGGCCGGGTGCAGACGATCATCGGCAAACTCACAAAGGGTGTGCGGACACTGGCCGGCAGCCGGAAGGTCGACGTCATCCAGGCACGGGCTAGGTTCAAGGATGCGACGACCCTTCAGCTCTCCGGCTCCAACGCACCAGGTGAACTCTCGTTCGCTCATGCCATCCTCGCAACCGGCTCGCAACCGACTATCCCGAAATCGCTGAAGCTCAACGATCCACGCGTCATGGATTCCACGAGTGCACTTCAGTTGGAGGAGATTCCCCCGCGCCTGCTCGTCGTCGGCGGAGGCTATATCGGCCTCGAGTTAGGCACGGTCTATCAGGCCCTCGGCTCTAAAGTCACCGTGGTCGAGGCATTGCCGCGCCTATTGAACAGCGTCGATGCCGATCTTGTGCGACCGCTCAATCAGCGGATGCAGCGCCGCTTCAAAGCCATCAAACTGAACACCACCGTGGAACAACTTGAGCCACGGGAAGACGGTCTGGTTGCGACCTTCACAGACTCTCAAGGAACCAGCACCGAGACCTTCGATCGCGTGCTTGTTGCCGTGGGCCGTAAACCGAACACCGGCCAACTTGGGCTGGAACACACTAAGATCGCGCTCACACCAAACGGCTTCATCCAAGTTGATCGGCAGATGCGCACGGCCGAACCGACGATCTTTGCCATCGGGGATGTCGTAGGCGAACCGATGCTCGCACACAAAGCCTCACATGAAGGGTTGGTCGCTGCTCGCGTCATCGCTGGAAAACAAACCGCCTTCGATGCCGCGGCAATCCCAGCCGTCGTCTTCACTGATCCTGAAATCGCCTGGTGCGGATTGACCGAAGAATCGGCCAAGGCCTCGGGACAAGCGGTCAAAGTTACACGATTCCCTTGGGCTGCCTCAGGACGCGCGACGACATTAGGCCGCAATGAAGGCCTCACCAAGCTTGTGCTCGATCCAGAATCCAGTCGCGTCCTCGGGATGGGACTGTGCGGCATCGGCGCAGGTGAGTTGATCGCCGAAGGTGTCCTCGCTATAGAGATGGGCGCGGTCGCCGAGGACCTCGCGGCCTCCATCCATCCACATCCGACGTTGAGCGAAACAGTCATGGAAGCAGCTGAGTCGTTTCACGGTTCGCCCACGCACCTCTTCATCCCCAAGCGGTCATAAGGTGTCGACGCTCCGCTTGCTCGATCTGACCCTTCCCCTTCCAGTCGAAAATATTGCGCTCGATGAAGTCTTACTGGAGGAACTGGATGAGCGGGGTGGAAACCCCGTGCTTCGCTTTTGGGAAAGCGACCGTCTCTTCGTCGTGTTAGGCCGCGCTTCTCGCGCGGCCGATGATGTCGACCTGGCGACCTGCCTCGAAGACGGCCTGCCTCTCCTTCGACGCGCGAGCGGCGGAGGAACCGTCTTGCAGGGACCAGGTTGCCTCTCGTATGCCTTGGTGTTGCCGCTGGATTGGCATCCAGACCTTGCGAATATTCGCACCACCAATCGACTGATTCTGGAGCGGATGGCGGCGGCACTTCGTCGGTGGGAGCCGACCACAGCCTTCCTGGGTATCAGTGACCTCGCAATCGGCGACAGGAAAATTTCCGGCAATGCGCAGCGACGAACCGGAAAATCGCTGCTCTTTCACGGAACGATTCTGCACGGCATGGGTGCCGATCTCATCGCACGCTACCTCAAGCACCCATCGCGACAACCGGAGTACCGATCAGACCGACCTCACCAAGCGTTTCTTGGGACGATCAACGCTCCACCGCAGGCGATCAAACAAGCCATTGCTGCTACGTGGAACGCGGAACCCATGGACGCCGGCTTACCTGTAATCTCCATGTCTCAGTCCATCGCGACTATTCTTTCACGAAGCCCTGAGGAACCGTAAGACAAGACGAGAGAACATTCTGATCTTTCAACGTGATCCTAGCCCTGTCGATTTTTGTAACCTCCGACGACTATGGTATGTCTTGAAACGGTAGAAGGGCGGCCACTCATCGAGATCTCAGGACTGCCAAACCTTCGTGAAGCGTGAAACGTGAAGCGTATCTCGACCAAGCTCAAAGCTAGTCTTCTTGATTGCGCGATAGGAGCACTGAAGATAAGGAGAACCCCATGAGCACCATACGGCTATTGGTCGGAACAAGAAAGGGTGCGTTCATCCTGACATCGGACGGCAAGCGGAAACGATGGAAGGTTGATGGTCCTCACTTCGGTGGATGGGAGCTCTACCACCTCAAAGGCTCGCCTGTCGATCCAGATCGGATTTACGCCTCGCAAACAAGTAGTTGGTTCGGCCAGGTCATCCAGCGATCGGATGACGGCGGCAAGACCTGGAATCCTCCTGGGACAAAACCGGAAGACCTCATGGGACCGGACGGCATGCCGAAGGGTGAAAGCAATATGTTTGCGTACGACAGCTCCTCTGATACGGGCCGGCCACTCACGACACACCAGCATTACGATGGCTCGCAGCGTCCGTGGGAATTCAAGCGGGTGTGGCACCTTGAACCGTCACTGACCGATCCGGATACGGTCTATGCCGGTGTGGAAGACGCGGCGATCTTCAAATCCACCGACGGCGGAAAGACCTGGCAGGAGTTGGCCGGACTGCGGAGCGTAAAAGGACAACTGTGGCAACCAGGCGCAGGCGGGATGTGCCTGCATACCATCTTGTTGAACACCGGACAGCCGGACCGCATGTTCGTCGCCATCTCGGCTGCCGGTACGTTCCGCAGCGATGATGCCGGGCAGACCTGGCGGCCCACCAACAAGGGACTCCTGTCGAAGTACGAGTTGCCCGATCCGGATGCGGACGTCGGTCACTGCGTGCATTCTATCGCGATGCACCCATCACGCCCGAATGTGCTGTTCATGCAGAAACATTGGGATGTCCTGCGGAGCGACAATGGTGGAGAATCGTGGAATGAAATCAGCGGCAACCTGCCGAGTGATTTCGGATTTCCCATCGCCGTGCATGCGCATGAACCGAACACGGTCTATGTCGTTCCGATCAAGAGTGACTCCGAACACTATCCGCCTGACGGCAAGTTGCGTGTGTATCGAAGCCGCACGGGAGGCCATGAGTGGGAACCGCTGACCATAGGCCTTCCGCAAGAGCATTGTTACGTCAACATTCTGCGTGATGCCATGGCCGTCGATCAGCTCGACCCCTGCGGCATCTATTTCGGGACAACCGGTGGACAGGTCTATGGCTCGGCCGATGGTGAAGACAGTTGGGAACTGATTGTGCGAGATCTGCCGTCTGTGTTGTCGGTGGAAGTACAAACATTATGACGTGAAGCGTGAAACGTCGTTCGTGAAGCGTATCGGTCAAGGGTTTGAGGTTTCTGCACAGCTTGAAACGTTGAACATGAAACTTGTCACTCATCAGCGATGATACGAAATGATACACGTGATTCTTCCTCAACATTTGCGAACCTTGGCGCGGGTGAATGGCGAGGTCATGCTGGACCTCGTCAGTCCGGCGACTATCGACTCCGTCCTCAATTCATTGGAGGCTCGGCATCCCATGCTCCGAGGAACGATCCGCGATCATGTCACCAAGCAGCGTCGGCCGTTCATCCGGTTCTTTGCCTGCGAACAGGATTTGTCGCACATCTCAGCGGATACTCCCCTACCAGACACGGTCGTGAACGGAACCGAACCATTGTTGATCGTGGGAGCCATGGCTGGAGGTTGATCGTCGATAGATAAAAGAGATTGGCTCAGGATTCTAGATCGTTATTGAAGTACCAACCACAAGGAGGCCATCATGCAGTCTATGACGCTTGCTATTGGCACGCTGTGCATCACGTTGAGCATCTCGCCCGTCCTCGCCAAGGAGAAGCAACACGAGAGACCCATGGATGAAAAAGCCATGATGGAGCTCTGGAAGCAGGCGGCCACGCCCGGTGAGCCGCACAAGCTGTTTGCCACATTAGCCGGCAGCTGGACCACGACCACCAAAGAGTGGATGGAGCCGGGCAAGCCGCCGACGGAATCCATCGGCACGGCGGAAATGAAGATGTTGCTGGATG from Nitrospira sp. includes these protein-coding regions:
- a CDS encoding dihydrolipoyl dehydrogenase, which encodes IHFEKPRVDLEAFRGRVQTIIGKLTKGVRTLAGSRKVDVIQARARFKDATTLQLSGSNAPGELSFAHAILATGSQPTIPKSLKLNDPRVMDSTSALQLEEIPPRLLVVGGGYIGLELGTVYQALGSKVTVVEALPRLLNSVDADLVRPLNQRMQRRFKAIKLNTTVEQLEPREDGLVATFTDSQGTSTETFDRVLVAVGRKPNTGQLGLEHTKIALTPNGFIQVDRQMRTAEPTIFAIGDVVGEPMLAHKASHEGLVAARVIAGKQTAFDAAAIPAVVFTDPEIAWCGLTEESAKASGQAVKVTRFPWAASGRATTLGRNEGLTKLVLDPESSRVLGMGLCGIGAGELIAEGVLAIEMGAVAEDLAASIHPHPTLSETVMEAAESFHGSPTHLFIPKRS
- a CDS encoding lipoate--protein ligase family protein, with the translated sequence MSTLRLLDLTLPLPVENIALDEVLLEELDERGGNPVLRFWESDRLFVVLGRASRAADDVDLATCLEDGLPLLRRASGGGTVLQGPGCLSYALVLPLDWHPDLANIRTTNRLILERMAAALRRWEPTTAFLGISDLAIGDRKISGNAQRRTGKSLLFHGTILHGMGADLIARYLKHPSRQPEYRSDRPHQAFLGTINAPPQAIKQAIAATWNAEPMDAGLPVISMSQSIATILSRSPEEP
- a CDS encoding exo-alpha-sialidase; translation: MSTIRLLVGTRKGAFILTSDGKRKRWKVDGPHFGGWELYHLKGSPVDPDRIYASQTSSWFGQVIQRSDDGGKTWNPPGTKPEDLMGPDGMPKGESNMFAYDSSSDTGRPLTTHQHYDGSQRPWEFKRVWHLEPSLTDPDTVYAGVEDAAIFKSTDGGKTWQELAGLRSVKGQLWQPGAGGMCLHTILLNTGQPDRMFVAISAAGTFRSDDAGQTWRPTNKGLLSKYELPDPDADVGHCVHSIAMHPSRPNVLFMQKHWDVLRSDNGGESWNEISGNLPSDFGFPIAVHAHEPNTVYVVPIKSDSEHYPPDGKLRVYRSRTGGHEWEPLTIGLPQEHCYVNILRDAMAVDQLDPCGIYFGTTGGQVYGSADGEDSWELIVRDLPSVLSVEVQTL
- a CDS encoding MoaD/ThiS family protein codes for the protein MIHVILPQHLRTLARVNGEVMLDLVSPATIDSVLNSLEARHPMLRGTIRDHVTKQRRPFIRFFACEQDLSHISADTPLPDTVVNGTEPLLIVGAMAGG